ACAATAAACCCTAGATAGCGAATAAGGAAAACGAAAACTATAAACCATAAAGGGCTTATTTTCTTCCAAAGAGAGGCAAAATGGAGGAGGTCGAATTTTCAAGGAAGGAATAAGCATCTAGGGTTTGATCCCTAggtccctatttataggcttcGAACTATTTAATCCCAAAGCAACTTCAAAACCATGACATAACTTATCTTAAAAATCGTCCCCTATCCCTAGACTTCTGGAATGttcaaattaattaaaatttttaattaattaacatttagttccattgattaattaattcccaattaatttCGAAATAATTTCTATTTAATTTATCATAACATGacaaattaataaactaatttctctTAAATTATTTTGTCTTTTAATTGCTTAATTGGGTcttaagggcaacccaaaagacTATGTTGTCATTAGAAATATTATCAATAGTTATGACATTAGACACTCTTTCCAACAAACATAACTTTGTAGATAACCTACACATATGAGGAATCTATACccataaaacataaaatttaCAAACAACTTACACATACGGGGAATCTATACCCTTAAAACATAAACGCACACATACGAGGACTTTATTGCATCAAAACATAAGCTCATGCATATGAGGACTTTATTGCCTCAAAATGTAAACTCATGCAAATGATATGCGCCTATGGAGACTCTATACTCGTAGTCGTTAAGTTGCCAGATTTTGTCTACCCACGAGAAAACAAATCATATCGAGTTCATTGTCAAATTAGGCAAGTCACGACTATTATCTATAGGAAGTACCACCCCAAAAAATTATCTATGGGAAGTACCATCCCAATAGTTGTCGTCACGTCCCCTTATGGGACATGTCCGGACCTTATCGCGAAAACTATGAATGCATTCACATCATAACATAATGAAAACTCATCATGAGTAACCAAATCCAGTTTAACGTTGTATACCAAATAACTTGCAATACCCTtctaaaaatcatttaaaaacatggTATGCTAATATTTTAAACATACTATTACCAATTTTCCCCTTTTATCAAATCAGTAAACTTGGGGACTCAAAGacttacatataaaaatattttcacataaaatatttttaattctATGTACCCATAAAATCCACGTGCACTCACCTCTTTTAGTTAGTGAAAACTAACTACCAATTTGGCCTTAAATCTCTAATTGATGCACTTTATCAATCTCTTGCCAAAATCCTATTCATATAACATACCAATCTCATTTGAACTTGTCCTAGGTCATTTAGAGCTTAATTATTAGTCATAATCAAAATGATCACTTAATTGATCACTAACTTTACTTGAGAACTTTGTGTCAcaaaacttactaagcttcgtgtaTATAGCATCTAGGTGACCTAATTCATTAAGCCATAAGCTAAATTTCACATTCCTATCAGTTTcactaattagggtttataacccCAATTAACCCATTTAAGAATTCAACTGTAGAATTCATTAACTACACTCATAATCATGTTTCTTGTACTAATAGTAGAATCACACTGTAAGTTCAAGCTTTGGTTTGAGTTCTAATAACTCTTTTAAGATTATAAGTAGTTAAGCCTAATTAGCTTAATACAAAGGAAACAAGATACCTTAATACACTTTATATCTAAATCCTTACACCCTTTTCATTCTTGCTTCAAGTTCTCCCTTCTTCCCAACCAAAAAACTCGAGAGCATGGCTCTGGTTCGAGGTTTAAGGAAAATGATTCCCAATTGATATGTTTTACATAAGACATACATGAATGAAGTCTGCTAGAACGGGCACGTTCAACTACTAGACACACCATATCTAGTTAAGTGACCATGTGTTTTGGGAAATATGCTTTCTTTGTGTCGTGTACCATCATGCAACGCATCTGTCTCTGCATAGTACAATGCTCTTACTGAAATCACCTAAACGTACTGGATACCCCTTATAGATGCGCTATGTTTCCTACATATCATCAGATTCCTTAGTTAAATCCATTCCGGCTTGCTCATTTTCCATTCCACTTTAAATGCATAGAACTTACTCATCTTAAGTCAAAACGCcctaattataaatccattattaagaaaaaacgtttattccaaaatacatttatcgaaaatcagagtaatataagaaacGCAAAATCTTCAATACTGTTGATGAGTATGTACAACAAATGTATTATCATGCATAACGGGCCCACACTCATCATATTGGAATACCTTGGCCCAATCAatcatcggactggaatgccaacatgtaacaggtccaatcagtcatcggactggaatacccagggtttgttggcatgccgccttaacccaaccactCTTCTCGAGCCTCCGTGCCTACAACTTACAGCCGACCCGCAcaaggtatcttggcctacaatatatagcaggaccacctcaacctatCCCACTACCATATGCTATTGCACGTAAGATGTCGtaagaaaaacctaaaaaaaatcaTTCATAAATACTGAATGAGTaccaaaacaaaaatgacttattttgcaacaaaaaaatatattattgacTAAATGTGCACAAAAATaataatgactaaatgtgtacaaaatgagaaatatattaccttgTCAAATCATTTTTACTAGCTAACCTAAGTAGTCGGTCATAATGATTAAATGTacacagtttaacaagttgaaaggGTAAATATGAACGAGAAAAAAAAAACGCAATAACTAAATgtataaaaatcaaaaaatatattaacaTTTTAAGTAATTATCTCTTTCAAAACATATTACGTAACATTACTATCATCTTTCGGCCTAAATAATCCTCTTTTATTTATAGACGTCCGTGTAGATGGAACTAAATTCTATATACTTGACGAATAAAGGTTAGATACGGAAGctataaagaaaaaaataaaaataaataaagagcAAATCGGTAAAATAATTGGGTATAAATATCTACCCATTTCCATCCAAAGAGTCGCACCAAATtgtagaattagggttttgaattcGGTGGGTGAGAGAGACAAAGAGGCAGAGATCAGGGAGCCATGGGTGGCGGAAATGCTCAGAAATCCAAGATGGCCCGTGAGAAGAACTTGGAGAAGGCCAAAGCTGCCGGAAAAGGTACGTATTTACTCAAATACCCTTCCCCGATCCCCCTTTCCTTCCGATCGGTGAAACATATGGCAATCTAATCTATGATCCTGCTATGTCATGATGCCTATGCTTTGATCTCTGTAATCGACTGATTATCTATGTTATCTTTCGCAGGAAGTCAGCTTGAAGCCAACAAAAAAGCTATGAACATCCAGGTTTGGTCTTAATCTGTTGAATCATCAACAATCATTTTATTATATGACTACAAAGCTATCAAAATTAGCTAAAACAATCGTATTTTGATGATCGGTTTTGTGATGTCTCGTAAATCATCTGTTTGGGGATTCTATTGGACACACCAATAACGCGTCATTTTCATTTAGAAAATTGGTAGCTCTTTGTGGTACGACTTTCAGATAGGATCTATCTAGTTCTTTACGACTTTCACACACGACCATCATAGTAGTGCTCTTTTAGATCCGTCGATATTTGTCACAGATTTTGATGAAATAATCGCTGCTAGTTGATTATCTGTTAAAATGTTTGGTGTCAAACAATTTATTCTTTAACTTCAAATATTCAGAAGGTCCTAGGTACGCAAATGATGGTTTTTTCTTTGAATTTACAACAAAATTCATGTCGAATTTGCATTTGGAAACTCTAGACAGGATCTAGGGAGTGTAATTCTCTTCTAAGGATCTAGTGGGACCCATTGATGTGGTTATTGTCAGGAAAATTGCAAAAGGAAGCTTTTTCTTTGTTCTTTAGAAGCTTTTCTAAGATCATCCAAAATAACCAGGTTTAGGTATTCTGTTGAGCTTTTGGCTTATTTTCTTAGCAAGATTTACACCACTTTTACTGTGAAGAAACCCTCTCATCCTCATCATAAAAAACAGCCTGTCAAGTGGGCAAGTGCCAAGTTACTAAAATGTCCTTGAATTTCTACATATTTACAAGATTAACATTATTAAAAAGGTTATAGTTTTAACTTATCGGGGCTTATGAATGTTGTTTGATTGGATATTTCAGTGCAAGGTGTGCATGCAAACTTTCATTTGCACAACATCTGAGGTGAAATGCAGGGAACATGCTGAAGCAAAACATCCTAAAGCTGACGTGTTGGCCTGTTTCCCTCATCTCAAGAAATGAAAAAGGAAAGAAGGTTTTAAAGTGTGGTTGGTTGGTTACTGTGAAATGTGgttgaatgaatgaatgaatgaatgaatgacagTAGTATATGTCTATAATATGAATATCATCATGTCTGTGTTGTTGCATCTTATGTTTCAGAAGCTCTACTAAAATGACACCTGCTTCTAATTGCATATTCATCTATAATGTTTTTGCATCAAATTACTACCTACACAAACTCGTCAATTCTTCAAATCTACTTGTTTTCAAGGTTAATAAGGTAATTCTGTCATAATAGAAAGATAATTTCACAAAATGATCACCAATAAATAACCCTCAATTTTCTATGTTTCATTATGTTATTAGACTGTAAAATAAGGTAGTGTTCACACCTTATGTGGTATCCAATATGATTAAATATATTTGTTTATGATATACCAGATGTGATCACAATAATGTAGTTAAACATAAAAGTTGTACTGATCTGTTTTTGGATATAATTAAATAAGTGACTTAAGAACAAGTTAAGAGTCGTTGAAAGCCACTTTAAATAAGTGACTTGTTATTTGGCATTAGAGTGGACCTTTGAAGGCGGTAGGACATTAGAATTGACTTATCGTTCACGATATACAAGTATTCTCGATGTCAATAAACAATGTGACCGAGTAATTTGTAGATAAtactaaaaacataaatttataaaatatCCAGTTCTGTAAATCATGTAAACTCTCTTAAGATGTCGATCTATAGTAGTCCAACTAACAGTGAAAAGTTTAAGCAATGAGAGACTCATCAACGAATATGTTCAATTAGAATCGAGTTGTACATTAGTATACTTGGTACTCTTTAAGGGTTACCGATATATTTTATCTTAAACCGTGTACCGTATTAATTAGAGTTGGTACAACAAAAATTCTACTGGTCCTCTATCAAGTATACTTGATATCAATATGTTTAGTTACTAACAAGTTTGGTTCGTACAAAATGACAATTGTATCTGCCAATTTATATCAATTTATCAAGAAAGtttgaaataatgttttttttatatatatttataaaaaaacctagaaaaaattttttccaaaaaaattataaaaattaaagaaataCTTCTACTCATTATTTTAATGACtttgtaaaaaaaatttgtaaaaaataaaaatgttttagaTACCAAATTTGATTCTAAAAGATTAAAAGTTATTAAAACAAATGTTAAATATAATATGATCAAAATAGAGATCATTCAAAAATATTATAATACAATATGTTTATGATCCTTAACTTGTTATGATCAAAAATTATTTTGATTCAGATATTTAATAAtcattaattattatattttttatgatttaaaattaaattattcaaaaaatataataattaaatgtTGTATTGAACAAAAACTTTATTTAATTCAATGTATTATAATCCAAATTAATATGATCCAAAAATATATGATGCATAATATCGTTATAATtcaaaatattattattcaaaatattattattcaaaataatttgattcaaaattttatgatccaaaaataatatgattatacaaAAAGTGAACGGAAAATATTATgatcattaatattatttttatttaaaatatataattgttaaacattacaaactcaaaccgatatttaatttaaaaaattaaagataaagaaaaagtaaacaatattaaaaaaaaaccctAGTATCTTCAAGTATgtagtaaaaatattaaaaattaaaaaacaaaaaaaaatatttaaaaacattaaaaccaagcatatatttattttatttttatttttttgaaaattttttaaacaaaaaaaaaaacaaaataaacggaaaagaaaagaaaaactcatTAATATAACGTTCTCTGGACGTTCATTGCACATGATTATTCTCTCGAGACCGTATTATGTTCCATGGACGTGTGTCGTGTGCGAACACATCATGACCAAATAAGTGGGTTTGATGTGTGTGCCCTTGACGAAATGATTGGTGAAGAATAGTTATTGCGGTTCCTACCCACTTTTGAATACCAGCCGGATCCaaaccacatatatatatatatatatatatatatatatatatatatatatatatatatatatatatatatatatatatatatatatatatatatatatatatatatatatatatatatatatatatggttctaaAAAGCGTGTCATGGCGCGAGGCGTGGTGTAGCCGTTACGAAAACGTCCAAGGCGACTTTGTTTAGCGTGACACCCAAATAACGTGTCAATGCGCGCCTTATCATGTTATGACGCGAGTTTTTTTTTCTAGCCgtgagttttttttgttttttatcgGGCCTAAAATAAATGAGCTTTTATTAACTTTTTATATTAGATATCAatataatacttctaaaaacttcatatatttgataaaattcaataattatatgatttatatatcttttaatgtatataatatagttacgccttgaaaaacgtcatggctcgTCAAGGCTTGCCATTGCTTAACTTTTACCTTGCCGTCAAACCACGCCTTACATTAtttagaacatatatatatatatatatatatatatatatatatatatatatatatatatatatatatatatatatatatatatatactagtcgtttacccgcgcaaagcgacgGGTGCGAATtaacaaaatgacataaaaaatttgttaaacaaaaGGACGGACAAATAGAGATTTCTTATACATGGGCTAGGATTAAACGTAAGGCATTTTTGGCTCATTCGATTTTAGTAGAAAGAAAAACCAAAGGAGGAGATAGCGAGCATGAGAGAGAACCAATGTTTTGCGGTTAATGGCTAGGCATTCATGATAGACGAATGCTAGACAAATGTGCCTCTTCCagtttatatgaaatgttttataacGTATATATCGTATTAGACTTATTCAAATGGATATGAAGAAcatttggtcaaactttgaccaattcaaaatcttatcatcatcttgtttgactttttcataaatgttgaccggataagattcaGTATTTTTTTAATGCATAAAGTCATTGTACATGATGCACTAATGGTTTGTACCTCTTAATATTCAGCTTTTGACCAAATTTGCAtaataagaaataaagaatatatatatatatatatatatatatatatatatatatatatatatatatatatatatatatatatatatatatatatatatatatatatatatatataagtactaGGATGGCCCCATCGATTCCACAGTTTATAAAATAAATCATAAGTAAACTAATTCTTctgttttttaaaaaatatttgaagtCTGTTAAATATTTTCAAAGCTTAGGTTAGCGATTTGTGGTGCTTGTGTATTAATTGTAGGCTTGGGATTTGGAATGAAGAGTTGCCAAGTATGAAGACCAATTGGAGCTAAATTTGCAAAAATACAACTTGaagaactgaaaaaaaaaatgcttAAAAAGAAATGAAATGATGCATGTGGATCCTTCATCTACAGGTGGTTCACAATCTATcagaaacctttttttttttctaggTGAATGCACAAAGGTTGAAGTTGTGataataagataattacatatatCGCATGGAGGCAAATCTTAAGCAGGTATAAACAAGAGCTTTAATTTAGCATCATGTGTTAATTTTGATTGTTTTTAGTTTCCAGCTGCTTCTCTATTCATTTTAGTTGTAAATTAATGGTTGATATTTGTTTTGTACGGTAGGGATATTTATAAACGTGACGATATGTATATTTTTCCACCAatcttttatttgtttatttttaatatataatccaTATATCATTGTTTACTTAATTATGCAGGAAGTCATGGAGAAAGTATATACGTTGGAAGTTACCATGTTCATTgtgtttggtatttttttttttttgaattttgatgCTCTATTACTATGTATTTAacgtttttaattaatttttttataaaattatatgtaaaaaaaactttatgtaaagaatTAAATTATCATCTTTCCCTAAAAAAATAAGACAAATGTATTTGTAATTTTGAACCCAAAACGACCCTTAGTGCTTCAATTAAGATAtaatttaattgtttaatttacaaTTTGATTCCTGAGTTTTTAtaaattttcttttgaattttTCAGCAAGATTATGAAATGAAAGATGGACCATTTGGTGAGGCTTTTGATGGGTTGGAAGAAgttgatttattattattattattattattattattattattattattattattattattattattattagaatttACATGTTTCCCCTTATTGGTTCCTACTTTAATTTCTTTGAGTTATAACATTACACGGCACTATAGAATGTCATTCTTCTCTTTGCTGTTTTTTCTTTTTGATGACGACTCAACTGGAGTTCATCTActttttaaagttttggtttgttATCTTTCAAATTGCAAATATAGATTGTTGATATTATGTATTAATGCATTTGTTAGGTTTGATTTTGTATGATGCTGGAATTGCATAAAAATGCACCTTTTGTTGTGATAGCCGAAAATATATggattttttaaatgtttttgacatggtattttatcttttttttcattttagatTTTAGGCTTCATTTGGATTAAAAGAGAACGTTATATGAATTGGATTATAAAGAAGAAAACAACACATGAACTGTACTGCATGAGGTGTGATTTTAGAATTTCTATATAAACACTTTTTTATATGaattttgttataaaaaattatttttcgaATGAGTGACATGCAAAATAGAACGGCTATACATAATGTTTTTGATAAATGGTATGCAAAATTATTTGTACTAACATCCATTTTATTATTActctattattatttttttgtagtTAAAGTTATAGTTTTTTATcttcattttcttgattttttttataaatatgttaACCGTAGATGgtcaaaattaaaaattaaagctaaacacataatttacccgtttataattcaaaaaatataatttaaaaatatatcaaaatatacatttcaaagaaataattaacCGTtagtaaaatataaaatttgtcaCTAATAAAAGAAACGTTTTTCAGAAAAATGAAGTCAGGTACCTAGAACCTAAATCTGATGCAGCCAATTTAAGACCCgatataaaaatttcatttaaatgaCAAATGTATGTTTAATAGCTacattctttcatttatttattcctTGTACCTTTACATTATAGAATTTCATTAAAATACTAAACAAACATTTAGTCGCTATATACTTTCATTTATTCGTTCTTGCGTATGTACATCGTACAATTTCATTTAGATGTTAAACCTAcattattatttttagatttaaCTATTTTCTATGAAAATTGCATTCGCAAACataaaaaatttctttttcttGAAATGTGTTTTTAGTGGCCACCAAGAGGTGAGTTTGAGTGAtatataattttgttattttcCTTCAAAAGAAACTTTGGTTTTAGGATTTTGGACATTGTTGTAACATAACCGAATAAATGCACACTATagactttagggttttggacttAGATATTTATAATGCATTTTGTGTTCTCCGAATGTAAATATCTTATTATGAAAAAGAAATGATCTATTTTCGACACAATATACCAAACATATGAAACTAATTCCTAAAAAATCTATTCGCATCCGTCACTTGATAATTATTTAGATGTACAaaactatttgtgaaaaagaagtaATAGGCTCTACAAACTAATTTCTGAAAAATTATTCACACccgtcgcttggcgcgggtaaatgactagtgtatatatatatatatatatatatatatatatatatatatatatatatatatatatatatatatatatatatacacacacacacacacaaacacacacataggaggattcaattgagaaaaaaaaaacgttGAGAATGAAGGTTTCAATGTCATGTATACATTTATTTTAAAGCAAAACACTTGGGTGTATCGACATGAATGGACAACAGATACACGTGTGTTTTCCAActaaacatgtttccttaaactatgttaatcattacTTTAATATACACAAAGACAAAAAATTTTGGTTTTTtgatttttaagaagctatttttattgaaaatttattttaaatatatcaaaattcataattttttttattctcaTTAAAtagatgtaacatccataaaattcatgaaaatttaaaattttttcaaacattcaaaaaccattatttattacaaattgttttcagaatagcttcatatcagagtatcccagaaacaaaatcataaaaatgcaaggaGGTGCACAATCATGCATTTGCTTTCccacgatcatccgaagtacctgaaagaaaatccaaaactgtaagcccaaaacttagtgagttcccccaaaataccaacgtcatacaaatcataaccatatcatagcaaacaaaaacaaacaacatgcatactgagCCATCAGTTTGACCGAACCACCTCGCAGGGccatcagcctatctggaccgctctctgagccatcggcatgtctggaccgcctcacaagccttcagcctatccggaccgctcgtcgggcctccGGCCTGACTAGTGCGCCCTTACTGGGTCTGCAATCTATCCGGGtcaccctaggtatgttggcctagagCACAAAGCAGAGATCGCCTCGACCCATTCCCCAATCACACAATCAACACATAAATATCAAATGCTAGCATATACAATAGTcagaccgatctaacagatcactaatcatagcatcatcctatataacaGGATATTGACCTAACAAGTCACTaatatagcatcatcctatacaccaggataccgacctaataggtcactaagcatatcaacatgaaataaacccggatacaaatccgaaaagggtcgacattggtgccttcgaccctgttagtatagtgaggacaactcacctcacaaggcGAACTGTCCTGAACTGAAAATATCAAACTCCCGAAACACGGCACCAAACACcaacacctacaaccaccaatgACCCACTTCCATATAtaaccaaattaccaaaataccctcagaattcaaattggtcaacccttggtcaaaatcaatgtcaacggtcaaggtcaacaatccatgttgacccaactcgtcgattgcagcttactgactcgtcgagttccttcagaactcaaaGAATTGTGAAAATCCCAGTTGACTCGCCtagtttccagacaactcgtcgagtccatatagTATCCAAAATGtcaggaaaaccctaaccaactcgtcaatTCACCTTGCTAACTCGCTGAATTCATGCAGAATCCAGAAAAGCAGGAAAccctctgtgacaacccgaaatttccattctgaacaaaccattccaagccaatagaagtagagcagttatagtgaaaactcagatttcgagtataagtttggcagttttcaggatgttacacctaaggaaatattaggagagtggatgcactagggttttgtgcaacactgtaattctaatactctaggacattagagttcattccgagaatagaaatattttctgccaaaaatctcaggactataaatagaattatgaaccaaattggttcattagttgaattccaattagagaaaagccaaattctctctcacggatcttcgggtttttatctcaaattgtgagtaactctttctagtagtgttagaaagctttaaatgtgttcataacatagattacatagctaaatcatccgatttaggagtttactccccaaggtgttcttgggcggtaaactcccgaaaccaagcctagattgtcccccgtgattagtaactaccttggacttgtataggagtgtgttagggacaagaaatcaaccaagaaccacccaagttaggagttcacggcccaagaattgcttaggctgtaaactcccttgtaacttgctcaaatggtgcttttaaggcacctaaggcttagactttattatagacatgtaccctaaagtgtttagaacctagaaaacataaggaagctcaagtgttgaggagtttacggccaagagtagttcttgggccgtaaacacctataaaggggtcaaatgacaccctaactccttccttaagccaagagaccaatttgggcatgtacctaaatgagttttggactagttaaaacacttagaacaccaagagtgagggagtttacggcccaaaaggttctagggctgtaaactccataaaatggtgccaaatggtgccataaactcttctaaagccaagtacaaaagcctagtttagttcctagttaatttagagacttgaaaacaccataaaaaccctcccaagggagtttacggccgtaaagtccaagggaatatggtctctgggccgtaaactccccaaaggagttaaa
The genomic region above belongs to Lactuca sativa cultivar Salinas chromosome 4, Lsat_Salinas_v11, whole genome shotgun sequence and contains:
- the LOC111886981 gene encoding uncharacterized protein At2g23090; this encodes MGGGNAQKSKMAREKNLEKAKAAGKGSQLEANKKAMNIQCKVCMQTFICTTSEVKCREHAEAKHPKADVLACFPHLKK